In Asanoa sp. WMMD1127, one genomic interval encodes:
- a CDS encoding Imm1 family immunity protein: MRLERDRWRGGEAERFHDDEPGPAAVEAAVRALDQRQHTEVVVTGHDGQYLAIEGGAGRYTVHLGSDEHDDVIVVCAPDAPVGDALLVAAGRVRRVPRRRIVDLDTVLCALRTFLADGHPDGTLCWESG, from the coding sequence GTGCGGCTGGAACGCGACCGCTGGCGAGGCGGCGAGGCCGAGCGGTTCCACGACGACGAGCCCGGGCCGGCCGCCGTCGAGGCGGCCGTGCGCGCGCTCGACCAGCGGCAGCACACGGAGGTCGTGGTGACCGGCCACGACGGCCAGTACCTGGCGATCGAGGGTGGCGCCGGCCGCTACACGGTCCACCTGGGATCCGACGAGCACGACGACGTCATCGTGGTGTGCGCGCCGGACGCGCCGGTCGGGGACGCGCTGCTGGTCGCCGCCGGCCGGGTGCGCCGGGTGCCGCGCCGCCGGATCGTCGACCTCGACACCGTGCTGTGCGCCCTGCGCACGTTCCTCGCCGACGGCCACCCGGACGGGACACTGTGCTGGGAGTCAGGCTGA
- a CDS encoding acyltransferase, translating into MPDSPRAAAPRLPSLTGLRFAAALLVFGVHAYSFIPVGGFAHDLGHLLLDPGDLGVSFFFVLSGFVLTWAARGAGPAPGRGLGRFFAGRFLRIYPAYVVALGLAVVSKWVGDLVDPVGNRMNQVNGHNLGTSLFLVQAWYPDDVTYLGISPVAWSLSCEIAFYAAFPLLYPLLRRLAGRALALTAVGLVGLGLLLPLIAHLFVDPAYQRWFVYVLPLTRGVEFALGIALALLVRSGAWRGPGLPVASALFVANYLIVNLLPHSVRDTAAVLATTALLIPAAATADLTAARSVWRHPLLIKLGDASYAFFLVHLTIVTTGMTILGRSHDYPVWQAVPLGLGFLVVSYAVALPLHRCVETPAMRLLRRRPPAVVPAPRTPARERIGVR; encoded by the coding sequence ATGCCCGACTCCCCCAGGGCCGCCGCCCCCCGCCTGCCCTCCCTCACCGGTTTGCGCTTCGCCGCCGCGTTGCTCGTCTTCGGTGTCCACGCCTATTCGTTCATCCCGGTCGGGGGCTTCGCCCACGACCTCGGACACCTGCTGCTCGACCCCGGCGACCTCGGCGTCTCGTTCTTCTTCGTGCTCTCCGGCTTCGTGCTGACCTGGGCGGCCCGCGGCGCGGGACCGGCGCCGGGCCGCGGGCTGGGCCGGTTCTTCGCGGGGCGGTTCCTGCGGATCTATCCGGCGTACGTGGTGGCGCTGGGCCTGGCCGTGGTGTCGAAATGGGTCGGCGACCTGGTGGACCCCGTGGGCAACCGGATGAACCAGGTCAACGGGCACAACCTGGGCACGAGCCTGTTCCTGGTGCAGGCCTGGTACCCCGACGACGTCACCTATCTCGGGATCAGTCCGGTCGCCTGGTCGCTCTCGTGCGAGATCGCGTTCTATGCCGCTTTCCCGCTGCTCTATCCCCTGCTGCGCCGTCTCGCCGGCCGCGCGCTCGCGCTGACCGCGGTCGGGCTGGTCGGGCTGGGCCTGCTCCTGCCGCTGATCGCGCACCTGTTCGTCGACCCGGCCTACCAGCGCTGGTTCGTCTACGTCCTGCCGCTGACCCGCGGGGTCGAGTTCGCGCTGGGCATCGCGCTGGCGCTGCTGGTGCGGTCCGGCGCGTGGCGTGGTCCCGGTCTGCCGGTGGCGTCCGCGCTGTTCGTGGCCAACTATCTGATCGTCAACCTGCTGCCGCATTCGGTACGCGACACCGCCGCGGTGCTGGCGACCACGGCGCTGCTGATCCCGGCCGCGGCCACCGCCGACCTGACGGCCGCCCGGTCGGTGTGGCGGCACCCGCTGCTGATCAAGCTGGGCGACGCGTCGTACGCCTTCTTCCTCGTGCACCTGACGATCGTCACGACCGGCATGACGATCCTGGGGCGGTCGCACGACTACCCCGTCTGGCAGGCGGTGCCGCTGGGCCTCGGGTTCCTGGTCGTCTCGTACGCCGTGGCCCTGCCGTTGCACCGCTGTGTCGAAACGCCCGCGATGCGCCTGCTGCGCCGCCGTCCGCCGGCCGTGGTCCCGGCGCCACGTACTCCTGCGAGGGAGCGGATCGGCGTAAGATAG
- a CDS encoding dihydrofolate reductase family protein → MGKVVADISMSLDGYVAAPGADLEHGLGIGGEVIHGWVFAGHPIDAEILHRGLDETGAVVMGRRLFDFVDGPHGWTDELGYGAGTDQATGGPPVVVVTHAPPSSWRLGPRFRFAEDICEAVARARFAAGDRTVVVMGGAEVVRQSVLLGLADELRIHLSPCLTCGGTPLFPPGAAAAPRLRQVDVVASPHATHLTYEVLT, encoded by the coding sequence ATGGGCAAGGTTGTCGCTGACATCTCGATGTCACTCGACGGATACGTGGCCGCGCCCGGCGCCGATCTGGAGCACGGTCTGGGCATCGGCGGTGAAGTGATCCACGGCTGGGTCTTCGCCGGCCACCCGATCGACGCGGAGATCCTGCACCGCGGCCTCGACGAGACCGGCGCGGTGGTGATGGGTCGCCGCCTGTTCGACTTCGTCGACGGCCCGCACGGGTGGACCGACGAGCTGGGCTACGGCGCCGGCACCGACCAGGCGACGGGCGGCCCGCCGGTGGTCGTCGTGACGCACGCGCCGCCGTCGTCGTGGCGGCTGGGGCCGCGGTTCCGCTTCGCGGAGGACATCTGCGAGGCGGTGGCCCGGGCCCGGTTCGCCGCGGGCGACCGGACGGTGGTCGTCATGGGCGGCGCCGAGGTCGTGCGGCAGAGCGTGCTGCTCGGTCTCGCCGACGAGCTGCGCATCCACCTCTCGCCGTGCCTGACCTGCGGCGGCACGCCGCTGTTCCCGCCGGGGGCCGCGGCCGCGCCACGGTTGCGCCAGGTCGACGTGGTGGCGTCGCCGCACGCGACCCACCTGACCTACGAGGTGCTCACCTGA
- a CDS encoding class I SAM-dependent methyltransferase gives MEERIQEAMRLAERTGFAHSSVPAHGRLLQVLAGGVPGGGLVGETGTGCGVGLAWLAAGAPADARIVSVEIDPDRARAAQHLFAADPRITVLHGDWRDLAAYGPFDLLSLDGGGSGKTPDAGFAEPETWLRPGGTVVMDDFTPTTGWPPVVGGGTDHARMRWLNHPRLRATTLRLTPDMVALVGTRIR, from the coding sequence ATGGAGGAACGCATTCAGGAAGCGATGCGGCTGGCCGAGCGGACCGGGTTCGCCCACTCGAGCGTGCCGGCGCACGGCCGGTTGTTGCAGGTCCTGGCCGGCGGTGTCCCGGGCGGCGGCCTCGTCGGCGAGACCGGCACCGGCTGCGGCGTGGGCCTGGCCTGGCTCGCCGCCGGCGCGCCCGCGGACGCCCGGATCGTCAGCGTCGAGATCGACCCCGACCGGGCCCGCGCGGCACAGCACCTGTTCGCCGCCGACCCGCGGATCACCGTGCTGCACGGTGACTGGCGCGACCTGGCCGCCTACGGTCCGTTCGACCTGCTCTCGCTCGACGGCGGCGGCAGCGGCAAGACGCCGGACGCCGGATTCGCCGAGCCGGAGACCTGGCTGCGGCCGGGCGGCACCGTCGTCATGGACGACTTCACGCCCACGACCGGCTGGCCGCCCGTGGTCGGCGGCGGGACCGACCACGCGCGGATGCGCTGGCTCAACCACCCGCGGCTGCGGGCGACCACCCTCCGGCTGACCCCCGACATGGTGGCGCTCGTCGGCACCCGGATCAGGTGA
- a CDS encoding HIT family protein, with the protein MPSVFSRIIAGELPGRFVHRDERVVAFLSIAPLTPGHTLVVPVEEVVDWTTLDPALWSHVMAVAARVGTAVRTAFDAPRAGLVIAGFEVPHAHVHVFPARGMADFDFARVDHDPAPAALDDAHQRLLAALKTAEE; encoded by the coding sequence ATGCCTTCCGTCTTCTCCAGGATCATCGCCGGCGAGCTTCCCGGCCGGTTCGTCCACCGGGACGAGCGCGTGGTCGCGTTCCTGAGCATCGCCCCGCTCACGCCGGGGCACACGCTGGTCGTGCCGGTCGAGGAGGTCGTCGACTGGACCACCCTCGACCCGGCGCTGTGGAGCCACGTGATGGCGGTCGCCGCCCGCGTCGGCACGGCGGTGCGCACCGCGTTCGACGCGCCCCGGGCCGGCCTGGTGATCGCCGGCTTCGAGGTGCCGCACGCCCACGTCCACGTCTTCCCGGCCCGCGGCATGGCCGACTTCGACTTCGCCCGCGTCGACCACGACCCGGCGCCGGCCGCGCTCGACGACGCACACCAGCGCCTGCTCGCCGCCTTGAAGACCGCGGAGGAGTAG
- a CDS encoding DUF2277 domain-containing protein, whose amino-acid sequence MCRNIRVLSNFEPPATGDEIEAAALQYVRKVSGTTKPSAANQEAFDEAVRAVTEATRTLLDELVIKAPPRDRETEAAKARARAAERYGPRPEPASA is encoded by the coding sequence ATGTGCAGAAACATCCGGGTGTTGAGCAACTTCGAGCCGCCGGCCACGGGCGACGAGATCGAGGCCGCCGCGCTGCAGTACGTGCGCAAGGTCAGCGGCACGACCAAGCCGTCGGCGGCGAACCAGGAGGCGTTCGACGAGGCCGTACGCGCGGTCACCGAGGCGACCCGCACGCTGCTCGACGAACTGGTGATCAAGGCGCCGCCGCGCGACCGCGAGACCGAGGCCGCCAAGGCCCGCGCCCGCGCCGCCGAGCGCTACGGCCCCCGCCCGGAGCCGGCCAGCGCCTGA
- a CDS encoding ricin-type beta-trefoil lectin domain protein, which produces MRWRLAGLGLALAVVATVLPATAAHAESNGGVRVMPLGDSITDGFNVPGGYRINLWQRLVGGGHTVDFVGSGFNGPASLGDHDHEGHSGWRIDQIDANVVNWLRTYMPRTVLLHIGTNDLNQNYDIANAPARLSALIDKIRATAPDVELFVAQITPETDPTLEQRVRAYNSAIPGIVAGKGARTHLVDMHAALTTADLADGVHPNQAGYDKMAATWYAALSAVPGSLQPPATTGPPVGVAVSLVNPQSARCMDVSGAGTAAGTQIIIWDCHNATNQKWTRTAADELRVYGNRCLDVNGNGTANGTKIQIWDCNGTAAQRFTFQANGSIVVPASGKCLDVTASGTANGTKVQLYTCNGTGAQRWATA; this is translated from the coding sequence ATGCGATGGAGACTGGCCGGACTCGGCCTCGCGCTCGCGGTGGTGGCCACGGTGCTGCCCGCCACCGCCGCCCACGCCGAGTCCAACGGCGGCGTACGGGTCATGCCGCTCGGCGACTCGATCACCGACGGCTTCAACGTGCCCGGCGGCTACCGGATCAACCTGTGGCAGCGGCTGGTCGGCGGCGGGCACACGGTGGACTTCGTCGGATCGGGCTTCAACGGGCCGGCGAGCCTCGGCGACCACGACCACGAGGGCCACTCCGGCTGGCGGATCGACCAGATCGACGCCAACGTCGTCAACTGGCTGCGCACCTACATGCCGCGCACCGTGCTCCTGCACATCGGCACCAACGACCTGAACCAGAACTACGACATCGCCAACGCGCCCGCGCGGCTGTCGGCGCTGATCGACAAGATCCGGGCGACGGCGCCGGACGTCGAGCTGTTCGTCGCGCAGATCACGCCCGAGACGGACCCGACCCTGGAGCAGCGGGTACGCGCGTACAACTCGGCTATTCCGGGCATCGTCGCCGGCAAGGGCGCCAGGACGCACCTGGTCGACATGCACGCGGCCCTGACCACCGCCGACCTCGCCGACGGCGTCCACCCGAACCAGGCGGGCTACGACAAGATGGCCGCGACCTGGTACGCGGCGCTGAGCGCGGTGCCCGGCAGCCTGCAACCGCCGGCGACCACCGGCCCGCCCGTCGGCGTCGCGGTCTCGCTGGTCAACCCGCAGTCGGCGCGCTGCATGGACGTCTCCGGCGCCGGCACCGCGGCGGGCACGCAGATCATCATCTGGGACTGCCACAACGCGACCAACCAGAAGTGGACCCGCACGGCGGCGGACGAGCTGCGCGTCTACGGCAACCGCTGCCTGGACGTCAACGGCAACGGCACGGCCAACGGCACGAAGATCCAGATCTGGGACTGCAACGGCACGGCGGCGCAGAGGTTCACGTTCCAGGCCAACGGCTCGATCGTCGTGCCGGCCTCCGGCAAGTGCCTCGACGTGACGGCGAGCGGCACCGCCAACGGCACGAAGGTGCAGCTCTACACCTGCAACGGCACCGGCGCCCAGCGCTGGGCCACCGCCTGA
- a CDS encoding RtcB family protein, producing MSYTLLPGTRAPVRVWTDPATIEDQAAQQLRNIGALPWVEGVAVMPDVHYGMGATVGSVIAMRQALAPAAVGVDIGCGMSAVRTSLTEADLPDDLGKLRRAIESAIPVGFNAHDEPVNPHRIHGLPTAGWKEFWARFGSLTAGVSALETRAGRQLGTLGGGNHFIEVCVEQGGPDAGRVWLMLHSGSRNIGKELAERHIAVARKLPHNAGLPDRDLAVFVAGTPEMDAYRRDLTWAQQYAARNRAVMLGLLSRVLREAVPHVRYDEPISCHHNYVAEETYDGVDLLVTRKGAIRAGRGELGIIPGSMGTGSYIVRGLGNADAYQSASHGAGRRMSRTKARKTFTVTDLAEQTAGVECRKDGGVVDEIPGAYKDLDTVIAEQADLVEVVAHLKQVVCVKG from the coding sequence ATGAGCTACACGCTGCTGCCGGGCACGCGGGCGCCGGTCCGGGTGTGGACCGACCCGGCGACGATCGAGGACCAGGCCGCCCAGCAGCTCCGCAACATCGGCGCCCTGCCGTGGGTCGAGGGTGTGGCGGTGATGCCGGACGTGCACTACGGCATGGGCGCGACGGTCGGTTCGGTGATCGCGATGCGGCAGGCCCTCGCGCCGGCCGCGGTCGGTGTGGACATCGGCTGCGGCATGTCGGCGGTGCGGACCAGCCTCACCGAGGCCGACCTGCCCGACGACCTCGGCAAGCTCCGCCGGGCCATCGAGTCCGCCATCCCGGTCGGCTTCAACGCCCACGACGAGCCGGTCAACCCGCACCGGATCCACGGCCTGCCGACCGCCGGCTGGAAGGAGTTCTGGGCGCGGTTCGGCTCGCTGACCGCGGGGGTCTCCGCCCTGGAGACCCGGGCCGGCCGGCAGCTGGGGACGCTGGGCGGCGGCAACCACTTCATCGAGGTCTGCGTCGAGCAGGGCGGCCCGGACGCCGGGCGGGTCTGGCTGATGCTGCACTCGGGCTCGCGCAACATCGGCAAGGAGCTGGCGGAGCGACACATCGCGGTCGCCCGCAAGCTGCCGCACAACGCCGGCCTGCCCGACCGCGACCTCGCGGTGTTCGTCGCCGGCACGCCGGAGATGGACGCGTACCGCCGGGACCTGACCTGGGCGCAGCAGTACGCGGCCCGCAACCGGGCCGTGATGCTGGGGCTGCTCAGCCGGGTGCTGCGCGAGGCGGTGCCGCACGTCCGCTACGACGAGCCGATCTCGTGCCACCACAACTACGTGGCCGAGGAGACCTACGACGGAGTCGACCTGCTCGTCACCCGCAAGGGCGCGATCCGGGCGGGGCGCGGGGAACTGGGCATCATCCCGGGCTCGATGGGCACGGGCTCCTACATCGTCCGCGGCCTCGGCAACGCGGACGCCTACCAGTCGGCCTCGCACGGCGCCGGCCGCCGGATGTCGCGCACCAAGGCCCGCAAGACCTTCACGGTCACGGACCTCGCGGAGCAGACGGCGGGCGTCGAGTGCCGCAAGGACGGCGGGGTCGTCGACGAGATCCCCGGCGCCTACAAGGACCTCGACACGGTCATCGCCGAACAGGCCGACCTGGTCGAGGTCGTGGCCCACCTCAAGCAGGTGGTCTGCGTCAAGGGCTAG